The following proteins are co-located in the Vigna angularis cultivar LongXiaoDou No.4 chromosome 2, ASM1680809v1, whole genome shotgun sequence genome:
- the LOC108328260 gene encoding protein TIC 20-II, chloroplastic produces MATLPLLRPSCFLPTPTLKPSLPRHTSFLPLKLKNGPVGARLSNSSSPPPTERLISIAAYTLPFFNSLQYGRYLLAQYPKLAVLFDPIVPFLAFYRSIPYASFVAFFALYLGVVRNPTFPRYVRFNAMQAVTLDVLLVIPHLIARIFSPGRGPLMIWSSNAIFVFSILCFLYGVASCVLGRTPYLPFVADAASRQI; encoded by the coding sequence ATGGCCACTCTTCCGCTCCTCCGCCCAAGCTGCTTTCTTCCCACTCCCACCCTCAAACCCTCACTCCCCAGACACACATCCTTTCTCCCTCTCAAACTAAAAAACGGCCCCGTCGGGGCGCGCTTGTCGAACTCCTCTTCTCCTCCGCCGACGGAGCGACTCATCTCCATCGCCGCCTACACTCTCCCCTTCTTCAACTCCCTCCAGTACGGTCGTTACCTCCTGGCTCAGTACCCTAAGCTCGCCGTCCTCTTCGATCCCATCGTCCCCTTCCTCGCCTTCTACAGATCCATCCCCTACGCTTCCTTCGTCGCCTTCTTCGCCCTCTACCTCGGCGTCGTGCGAAACCCTACCTTCCCCCGCTACGTCAGGTTCAACGCCATGCAAGCCGTCACCCTCGACGTTCTCCTCGTTATTCCTCATCTCATCGCTCGAATCTTCTCCCCTGGTCGCGGCCCTCTCATGATTTGGTCCAGCAACGCAATTTTCGTCTTCAGCATTCTCTGCTTCCTCTACGGCGTCGCTTCGTGTGTCTTGGGACGCACGCCGTATTTGCCCTTTGTCGCCGACGCTGCTTCCAGGCAAATCTGA
- the LOC108329431 gene encoding uncharacterized protein LOC108329431 has translation MDAIRKQLDVLMGANRNGDVREVNRKYYDRDVCRLYLVGLCPHELFQLTKMDMGPCPKVHSLQLRKEYEEAKAKGTDNYDRELEDVIDKLIGECDRKIGRALKRLEDEDAKAAIAISVSEVTQTPEVLELSKQIKEKLKEADQYDLEGKTDLKIRALEVVEELRTKRADKQSMLLLDAFNKDRASLPTPLPNPPPLAPLPVVAPDPRTQEMINEKLKKAEDLGEQGMVDEAQKALEEAEALKKLPARQEPVLDSSKYTAADVRITDQKLRVCDICGAFLSVYDSDRRLADHFGGKLHLGYMQIREKLAELQEERNKSRKTDRHEDRRSKERSRDRDRESSRDRERGDSRERGRDHDRRSRDRDRHYDRDRGHERDRDRDSDRTRSYESRSRRRSRSRSRERSRDYDRHRRHDRY, from the exons ATGGATGCTATACGGAAGCAGCTCGATGTGTTGATGGGAGCCAACCGCAACGGCGATGTCCGTGAAGTCAATCGCAAGTACTACGATCGCGACGTCTGTCGTCTCTACCTTGTCGGTCTCTGTCCTCACGAACTCTTCCAGTTAACG AAAATGGACATGGGACCTTGCCCCAAGGTGCACTCTCTTCAGCTCCGGAAAGA ATACGAGGAGGCGAAGGCGAAAGGGACTGATAATTATGACAGGGAATTGGAGGATGTCATAGATAAGCTTATTGGTGAGTGTGATAGGAAAATTGGCAGGGCTCTCAAGCGGCTCGAGGACGAGGATGCAAAGGCTGCCATTGCGATTTCGGTCTCCGAAGTTACTCAA ACCCCTGAGGTGCTTGAGTTGTCTAAGCAAATTAAAGAGAAGTTGAAAGAAGCTGATCAATACG ATCTTGAAGGCAAGACAGATCTCAAGATTCGAGCTTTAGAGGTCGTAGAGGAACTTAGAACTAAGAGAGCAGACAAGCAG TCCATGCTTCTTTTAGATGCCTTTAACAAAGACAGGGCATCTTTACCTACACCTCTGCCAAATCCACCACCTTTGGCACCCCTACCTGTAGTTGCTCCTGATCCTCGAACACAAGAGATGATAAATGAAAAACTGAAGAAGGCTGAGGATCTTG GTGAACAAGGAATGGTTGATGAGGCTCAAAAGGCATTGGAAGAGGCTGAAGCACTTAAGAAG CTTCCTGCCAGGCAGGAGCCAGTGTTGGATTCATCAAAGTATACAGCAGCAGATGTCCGGATT ACCGATCAAAAGCTACGTGTGTGCGACATTTGTGGAGCTTTTTTGAGTGTTTATGACAG CGATCGCCGATTAGCTGATCATTTTGGAGGGAAACTTCATTTAGGGTATATGCAGATTCGTGAGAAGTTAGCAGAACTTCAA GAAGAAAGGAACAAAAGCCGAAAGACTGATCGGCACGAGGACAGGAG GTCAAAAGAACGGAGTAGGGATCGAGACAGGGAGTCAAGCAGGGACCGTGAACGTGGTGATAGTCGTGAACGAGGGCGAGACCATGATCGTAGGAGTAGAGACCGTGACAGGCATTATGATAGAGATCGTGGACATGAGCGAGACCGTGACAGAGACTCTGACCGCACTCGCTCCTATGAATCAAGAAGTCGTAGGAGGTCACGCTCTAGATCTCGAGAGCGATCTAGAGATTATGATCGACATAG gCGTCATGATCGATATTAG